The Phacochoerus africanus isolate WHEZ1 chromosome 3, ROS_Pafr_v1, whole genome shotgun sequence genome window below encodes:
- the ITPA gene encoding inosine triphosphate pyrophosphatase isoform X2: protein MANSLVGKKIVFVTGNAKKLEEVIQILGDKFPCTLVAQKIDLPEYQGEPDEISIQKCKEAARQVQGPVLVEDTCLCFNAFGGLPGPYIKWFLEKLKPEGLHQLLAGFQDKSAYALCTFALSTGDPNEPVRLFKGRTSGRSSGTWKFPG from the exons ATGGCGAACTCTTTGGTCGGGAAGAAGATCGTGTTTGTCACGGGGAACGCAAAGAAACTGGaggag GTCATTCAGATTCTAGGAGATAAGTTTCCATGCACTCTGGTGGCACAGAAAATTGACC TGCCAGAGTACCAAGGAGAGCCTGATGAGATTTCCATTCAGAAGTGTAAGGAGGCAGCTCGCCAG gtgcagggccCTGTACTGGTGGAGGACACTTGTCTGTGCTTCAACGCCTTTGGAGGCCTCCCTGGTCCCTACAT AAAGTGGTTTCTGGAGAAGTTAAAGCCTGAag GTCTTCACCAGCTCCTGGCAGGGTTCCAGGACAAGTCGGCCTATGCACTCTGCACATTTGCGCTCAGCACCGGGGACCCCAACGAGCCTGTGCGCCTCTTCAAGGGCCGGACCTCG ggccgcagcagtggcacatggaaattcccaggctag